The Mobula birostris isolate sMobBir1 chromosome 1, sMobBir1.hap1, whole genome shotgun sequence genome contains a region encoding:
- the mrpl15 gene encoding large ribosomal subunit protein uL15m: protein MSWSGVRTGLELVRRLPRVSLANLRPNPGAKKREKRRGRGIHGGKKSGRGHKGQTQRGNRPRLGFEGGQTPFYIVIPKYGYNKGHSNRRQYQPLSLNRLQYLIDLGRVDPCQPIDLTQLVNARGVTVQPLKRDYGIQLVEEGADNFAAKVNIEVQWASELAIAAVEKNGGIITTGFYDPRSLDVLCKPVPFFLRGQPIPKRMLPPGALVPYYSDARNRGYLADPAEVQKERMVLAKKYGYILPDISKDVMYSMLTMRKDPLQIFFGLAPGWVVNLPDKKILKPTDEELCRYYRSEL from the exons ATGTCGTGGAGTGGCGTCCGGACGGGCCTGGAGTTGGTGCGGCGGCTGCCCCGGGTTTCTCTTGCCAATCTCAGGCCCAACCCTGGAGCCAAGAAAAGG GAAAAAAGACGTGGCAGGGGTATCCATGGAGGAAAAAAAAGTGGTCGAGGTCACAAaggtcagacacagcgtggaaACCGTCCACGATTAGGATTTGAAGGTGGTCAGACTCCATTTTATATTGTTATTCCAAAATATGGATACAATAAAGGGCACAG TAATCGGCGGCAATACCAGCCACTAAGTTTGAATCGACTCCAATATTTGATAGATCTGGGTAGAGTGGATCCATGTCAACCTATTGATCTGACCCAATTGGTAAATGCAAGAGGAGTTACAGTGCAGCCACTGAAACGAGACTATGGAATCCAGTTAGTGGAGGAG gGTGCTGACAACTTTGCAGCAAAAGTAAACATTGAAGTCCAGTGGGCATCGGAACTTGCTATAGCTGCAGTTGAAAAGAATGGTGGAATTATAACTACTGGATTCTATGATCCACGAAGTTTAG ATGTTTTATGCAAGCCGGTGCCTTTTTTTCTGAGAGGACAACCCATTCCAAAACGTATGCTTCCACCAGGGGCACTGGTTCCTTACTATTCAGATGCCCGAAATCGTGGTTATTTAGCAGATCCAGCAGAAGTTCAAAAGGAACGAATGGTACTTGCCAAGAAATATGGGTACATTTTACCAGATATAAGTAAAGACGTGATGTATAGCATGTTAACAATGCGCAAGGATCCCTTGCAAATTTTTTTTGGTCTTGCTCCTGGCTGGGTGGTTAACCTTCCTGATAAGAAAATCTTAAAACCAACTGATGAAGAGTTATGTCGTTACTATCGATCTGAACTGTGA